In the Verrucomicrobiota bacterium genome, one interval contains:
- a CDS encoding mandelate racemase: MTSRIVSVETFVARYPILGRFKFFPPSGSARATRDTVMVKICDDAGNVGWGQSVPSPTWSYETIETVRTTIDRHLASALIGSDPFDTDGVWRVLNRTIAPSFSTGQPISKAGIDLALFDLTGRALRKTAAERWNRRRRETITLSWTVDARTIEEGETAVAEGNQRGFCNFNVKAGPDADFDVQLCAAIRRLAPDAFVWVDANGGYDVETALAVAPKLADLGIAALEQPLPANRLIGYRELRKQRALPILMDEGIVSVADLETFHQLDLLDGVAMKVPRCGGLTEARRILEYMEQHGLLFFASGLTDPDVSLAATLLLYGAFNLERPAALNGPQFLSGTFLEQPVRVEGDRASVPLGFGLGIEVNETRLRASEIAE; encoded by the coding sequence ATGACTTCCCGAATCGTTTCGGTCGAAACTTTTGTCGCCCGCTATCCCATCCTTGGGCGGTTCAAGTTCTTTCCGCCGTCGGGCAGCGCGCGGGCGACGCGCGACACGGTGATGGTGAAGATTTGCGATGATGCCGGCAACGTCGGTTGGGGTCAGAGCGTGCCATCGCCGACGTGGAGTTACGAAACAATCGAGACGGTGCGCACGACCATTGACCGCCACCTCGCCTCGGCGCTGATCGGTTCGGACCCGTTTGATACCGACGGGGTATGGCGCGTCCTGAATCGCACCATTGCGCCGTCGTTTTCCACGGGACAGCCGATCAGCAAGGCGGGAATTGATCTGGCGTTGTTCGACCTCACCGGACGCGCGTTGCGAAAGACAGCGGCGGAACGCTGGAATCGCAGGAGGCGCGAAACCATCACGCTCAGTTGGACGGTGGACGCCAGGACGATTGAAGAAGGGGAGACGGCAGTCGCTGAGGGCAATCAACGCGGCTTCTGCAATTTCAACGTCAAGGCCGGTCCGGACGCGGACTTCGACGTACAACTGTGCGCCGCCATCCGGCGTCTCGCGCCGGATGCGTTCGTGTGGGTGGATGCGAACGGTGGATACGATGTGGAAACCGCACTCGCGGTTGCGCCGAAACTCGCGGACTTGGGGATCGCCGCGTTGGAGCAACCGCTGCCGGCAAATCGGTTGATCGGGTACCGCGAACTGCGCAAGCAACGCGCACTCCCGATTCTCATGGACGAAGGCATCGTCTCGGTGGCGGACCTCGAAACGTTCCACCAACTTGATCTCCTCGATGGCGTGGCGATGAAAGTCCCGCGTTGCGGCGGACTCACTGAGGCGCGACGCATCCTCGAGTACATGGAGCAGCACGGCTTGCTGTTTTTCGCGAGCGGCCTGACCGACCCCGATGTTTCGCTTGCCGCGACGCTGTTGCTTTACGGCGCGTTCAATCTCGAGCGACCCGCAGCGCTCAACGGACCGCAGTTCTTGAGTGGAACGTTTTTGGAGCAACCAGTTCGTGTCGAAGGCGATCGAGCCAGTGTGCCTTTGGGATTCGGCCTGGGCATCGAAGTGAACGAAACCCGTCTTCGCGCGAGCGAAATTGCGGAGTGA
- a CDS encoding DUF4962 domain-containing protein: MNGILKNGDGRDACPRPSVALRLAAWLVLALLVTSWESFASTNLGHPRLYFSTNDLSVLRAARFSGTRVLIWGNLAQSADWCLTRKPRGKWIAPVSPDPNYENLYDRFYAIMGDLAITEHLSFAYALSGEARYGEAARLWVLSSCRTWQREADDKPDSGKAYAVSRLLKGVAVGYDAAFDRFTEAERMEIRDTLARIGQKYFVDWFNTPTVTGPGYHSHHAIVEWGSFGVLALALLGDVPEAQEWLNVTTRKFEEHLLPNGLAPDGAQTEGATFWASTMHYRLFFMDALRRVTRKDLFQPFAKQMNADIALASVACWKRPGLDRDQANVVLEPSYGQLDYYAPILLALAREYRRPTYQHLARWDESLGNLQRSRYVTPHGEELLFELGGYAFLWCDDSVADRADEKRLSWSFPSVSEVYARASWKSGDVLVGLRKGELVVHVGGHAVLAGAWAEQGSTNFVCRVLSDDGRKVTLESRAQNGRSLVVRLDRPKQQLLIHRNSDGEWHWWCHETPARKGNMLSWNSGVALRFKAGRISKFEPAGYAPKLSVAFGKLDMVDPLARAYPLVEVLAPAKGETIIEVNYKPRPGRTE, translated from the coding sequence TGATTTGTCCGTCTTGCGCGCTGCTCGCTTCTCGGGAACGCGGGTGTTGATCTGGGGCAATCTCGCCCAATCCGCGGATTGGTGTCTGACCCGCAAGCCGAGGGGGAAGTGGATCGCGCCGGTTTCGCCCGATCCAAATTACGAAAATCTCTACGACCGCTTCTACGCGATCATGGGCGACCTCGCGATCACCGAACATCTTTCGTTCGCCTACGCTTTGAGCGGCGAGGCGCGTTACGGAGAAGCGGCGAGGCTTTGGGTGCTGTCCAGTTGTCGCACGTGGCAACGCGAGGCGGATGACAAACCCGACAGCGGCAAGGCCTACGCCGTGTCGCGTTTGCTCAAAGGCGTGGCCGTTGGTTACGACGCGGCCTTTGATCGTTTCACGGAGGCGGAACGCATGGAGATTCGCGACACGCTCGCGCGCATCGGCCAAAAATATTTCGTGGACTGGTTCAACACGCCAACCGTCACCGGGCCGGGCTATCACAGCCATCACGCCATCGTGGAATGGGGCTCGTTCGGTGTGCTGGCGCTGGCGCTGCTCGGCGATGTTCCAGAAGCGCAGGAATGGTTGAACGTCACGACGCGAAAGTTCGAGGAACATCTTCTACCAAACGGATTGGCTCCGGACGGCGCGCAGACTGAGGGCGCGACTTTTTGGGCTTCGACCATGCATTATCGCCTGTTTTTCATGGACGCACTTCGTCGCGTGACGAGAAAGGATCTGTTTCAACCTTTCGCAAAACAGATGAATGCCGATATCGCGCTGGCCAGTGTGGCTTGTTGGAAACGGCCCGGTCTCGACCGCGATCAAGCGAACGTGGTGCTCGAACCTTCTTACGGTCAGCTCGATTACTACGCGCCGATTCTGCTCGCGTTGGCCCGCGAATATCGGCGGCCGACTTACCAGCACCTGGCGCGGTGGGACGAATCGCTCGGCAACCTGCAGCGCTCCCGTTATGTGACGCCGCACGGTGAAGAGTTGTTGTTCGAACTCGGCGGCTACGCCTTTCTGTGGTGCGACGATTCCGTGGCCGACCGGGCGGACGAAAAGAGACTGTCGTGGAGTTTCCCGTCCGTCAGCGAAGTGTATGCGCGGGCCTCGTGGAAGTCGGGCGATGTTTTGGTCGGTCTGCGCAAGGGCGAACTGGTGGTTCACGTCGGCGGTCACGCGGTGCTGGCTGGCGCTTGGGCGGAGCAGGGCTCGACCAATTTCGTTTGTAGGGTTTTATCGGACGACGGGCGGAAAGTGACGCTTGAATCGCGCGCCCAGAACGGCAGATCGTTGGTGGTGCGACTGGATCGCCCCAAGCAACAACTGCTAATCCACCGGAATTCGGACGGGGAATGGCATTGGTGGTGTCACGAGACGCCGGCCCGCAAAGGCAACATGCTTTCATGGAACTCCGGGGTGGCGCTGAGGTTCAAGGCTGGCAGGATCAGCAAGTTCGAGCCCGCTGGTTACGCACCGAAACTCTCCGTCGCCTTCGGCAAGCTCGACATGGTTGACCCGCTGGCGCGAGCGTATCCGCTCGTCGAAGTACTGGCCCCGGCGAAGGGAGAAACCATCATCGAGGTTAACTACAAACCGCGACCGGGGCGCACGGAGTGA